One stretch of Marinobacterium iners DNA includes these proteins:
- a CDS encoding CHASE domain-containing protein produces MQMDKDTLPKQNSTPFQYRLRQLGLPVAIFIVGTVLSVSLAKHEANRQRLELEDRFKATVQQTTRVLQEKVDRFTLLMKAGRGLVLNHPDTPTLQLNRRWHQMFDSYEMRYSDFGIIGLSYTRYIAPDERQAFVDRFNQDSPRKLTIFPPPAPNQPSFLVMHLTPAAVESRMLGYDIYNGDSRRKAALQAMTSGTMSATQPLSLLPTDINSLDYLLLLPVQTNAAFLGWVTLGFSMSQLVQESLNDLTNPLRIQLIDPRQGSQSISYDSHPELGQPEPSLQHAASLTLAGQEIHLQISPLDPDLHREASSQYHDPTLISGLSLTLLVASLLLFFIQARHQALRLSNHMAARADEMYKRYRTLFTQSPEAIVVHINGVVELANEHAAALFGCNSPDKLVQLSIDTLVHPDSLSFVRDRGAALERGEALKPAEQKLMRLDGSTFEAEVSSTMIQYRGKQAIQVMFRDITSDKAQRQESRIAQAVFRHSHDAIMVTDGRGRIELVNAAFQKLTGYAPAAMTGRNVSVLNSGHHDSSFFHRMWMALINTGEWSGDIVNRTREGRLYIQETNITAVKDEQQQTQHYVCLMRDVTEQRRGLDYTQLQALKEQLAQTHGLSQ; encoded by the coding sequence ATGCAAATGGACAAGGACACCCTCCCCAAGCAAAACAGTACTCCCTTTCAGTACCGGCTGCGCCAGCTCGGCCTCCCGGTTGCGATTTTCATCGTCGGCACAGTGCTGAGCGTTAGCCTGGCCAAACACGAGGCAAACCGACAGCGACTGGAGCTGGAAGACCGTTTCAAGGCAACCGTGCAGCAAACCACCCGCGTGCTACAGGAGAAGGTTGATCGTTTTACGCTGTTGATGAAAGCGGGCCGCGGACTGGTGCTGAACCATCCTGATACCCCCACCCTGCAGTTGAATCGACGCTGGCACCAGATGTTTGACTCCTACGAGATGCGCTACTCCGATTTCGGAATCATTGGACTCTCCTACACCCGCTACATTGCACCGGATGAGCGCCAGGCTTTTGTTGATCGTTTTAATCAAGACAGCCCGCGTAAATTGACAATTTTTCCACCGCCAGCCCCCAACCAGCCCAGCTTTCTGGTCATGCACTTGACGCCGGCTGCCGTGGAAAGCCGCATGCTTGGATATGATATCTATAATGGTGATTCACGGCGCAAAGCCGCTTTACAGGCTATGACCAGCGGTACAATGAGCGCCACCCAGCCCCTGTCATTGCTGCCAACCGATATCAACTCTCTGGATTACCTTCTACTACTGCCCGTGCAGACCAATGCAGCTTTTCTGGGCTGGGTAACACTCGGTTTCAGCATGAGTCAGCTAGTGCAGGAAAGCCTGAACGACCTGACCAACCCACTGCGCATTCAGCTGATAGATCCTCGACAAGGCAGTCAGTCAATCAGCTATGACTCCCACCCTGAACTGGGTCAGCCCGAACCAAGTTTGCAACACGCCGCAAGCCTGACACTGGCGGGACAAGAGATCCACCTTCAGATCAGCCCCCTCGACCCCGACCTGCACCGAGAGGCATCCAGCCAGTACCACGACCCAACGCTGATATCAGGCTTGTCATTGACCCTTTTAGTCGCCTCATTGCTGCTGTTTTTTATTCAGGCACGACATCAGGCTCTGCGCCTGAGCAACCACATGGCCGCCCGCGCAGACGAGATGTATAAGCGCTACAGAACACTATTCACACAATCGCCCGAAGCAATCGTGGTACATATCAACGGAGTTGTTGAGCTGGCCAACGAGCATGCCGCTGCTCTGTTCGGCTGCAACTCACCGGATAAATTAGTACAACTCAGTATCGATACCTTGGTACACCCCGACAGCCTGAGTTTTGTTCGTGATCGTGGTGCCGCACTGGAACGTGGCGAAGCCCTGAAACCCGCTGAACAAAAACTGATGCGGCTGGACGGCTCCACTTTTGAAGCCGAGGTCTCGAGTACAATGATCCAGTATCGCGGCAAACAGGCCATTCAGGTGATGTTTCGTGACATAACTTCGGATAAGGCGCAGCGTCAGGAGTCACGAATTGCCCAAGCGGTATTTCGTCACAGTCATGACGCCATCATGGTCACGGACGGGCGCGGCAGAATCGAGCTGGTAAATGCGGCCTTCCAGAAGCTGACGGGGTACGCTCCGGCCGCCATGACAGGTCGCAACGTTTCAGTACTCAATTCCGGCCACCACGACAGCTCGTTTTTCCATCGCATGTGGATGGCCTTGATCAATACTGGCGAATGGAGCGGTGATATTGTCAATCGCACCCGCGAAGGACGACTCTATATCCAGGAGACCAACATTACCGCTGTAAAGGACGAACAACAGCAAACCCAGCATTATGTTTGCTTGATGCGAGATGTAACTGAACAAAGACGTGGCCTTGATTACACCCAGCTGCAGGCACTAAAGGAACAACTGGCTCAGACACACGGCCTAAGCCAGTAA
- the folD gene encoding bifunctional methylenetetrahydrofolate dehydrogenase/methenyltetrahydrofolate cyclohydrolase FolD, whose product MSARIIDGKQIAAEVRQKVRAGIQARLEQGKRAPCLAVILVGSDPASQVYVRNKKNACEEVGITSRAYDLPAETGREELLELISTLNDDKNVDGILVQLPLPRHLDATEVLEQIRPDKDVDGFHAFNLGRLAQRIPVLRPCTPKGVMTLLESTGIDLHGQEAVIVGASNIVGRPMTLELLLAGCTTTTTHRFTRDLEAHVRRADIVVVGVGIPGLVKGEWIKPGAVVIDVGINRLDDGRLVGDVEFAPAAERAGWITPVPGGVGPMTVASLMENTLEASAMLEG is encoded by the coding sequence ATGAGCGCCCGCATTATTGATGGCAAGCAAATCGCTGCCGAGGTCAGACAGAAAGTACGCGCAGGTATTCAGGCCCGCCTGGAACAGGGTAAACGCGCACCCTGCCTCGCCGTGATTCTGGTCGGCAGCGACCCCGCTTCCCAGGTTTACGTTCGCAATAAGAAAAATGCCTGCGAAGAGGTCGGCATTACCTCACGCGCCTATGATCTGCCGGCTGAAACCGGTCGTGAAGAGCTGCTGGAGCTTATTAGCACACTCAACGATGACAAAAATGTGGATGGCATTCTGGTCCAGTTGCCTCTGCCGCGTCATCTTGATGCCACCGAAGTTTTGGAGCAGATTCGCCCGGACAAGGACGTGGACGGCTTCCATGCCTTCAACCTTGGCCGCCTGGCCCAGCGCATACCGGTTCTTCGCCCCTGTACTCCCAAAGGCGTTATGACACTACTGGAGTCCACCGGCATCGACTTGCATGGCCAGGAAGCCGTCATCGTCGGCGCCTCCAATATTGTTGGCCGTCCAATGACGCTTGAGTTGCTGCTTGCAGGCTGTACCACTACAACCACGCACCGCTTTACCCGCGACCTTGAAGCCCATGTCCGCCGCGCCGATATTGTTGTGGTTGGCGTTGGCATCCCCGGACTCGTGAAGGGCGAATGGATCAAGCCCGGCGCGGTTGTGATCGATGTCGGCATTAACCGGCTGGATGACGGCCGCCTGGTTGGAGACGTTGAATTCGCACCCGCTGCCGAACGTGCAGGCTGGATCACTCCTGTGCCAGGTGGTGTAGGACCAATGACCGTTGCCAGTCTTATGGAAAATACGCTCGAAGCATCTGCCATGCTCGAAGGCTAG